Within the Flavobacterium sp. N502536 genome, the region AACACTGCTCCATCCTTCCTGAGCCAACGGCAGTACGGTAAGGCTTCGCAAAACAGGCAGGATTTTTCCAATTTCATCGATCTTGTCATTTGGAACGTTCATCAGTATGTATTTTGAATTACGCGCTCTTAAAACGGACTGAATTCTAAATTTTAAGGTGTCGATGTGTTTTTGGATTTCCGGAGATACTTTTGGAGAAACAGCCAAAACGGCTTCACTTTTCAGAATTACCTCTACCTCTTTTAGATTATTTTTGAACAAAGTACTTCCGCTCGAAACGATATCTACAATGGCATCGGCCAACCCAATATTTGGGGCAATTTCGACAGAACCTGAAATTTGGTGAATATCGACTGTAAGGCCAAAAGAATTAAAATATTCGTTTACGGTATTGGGATACGAGGTGGCAACGCGTAGGCCTGCCAAATCTTGTATCGAATTGTATTCAAAGGCTTTAG harbors:
- the hisG gene encoding ATP phosphoribosyltransferase, with the protein product MSTLKIAIQKSGRLNEDSIQILKDCGISINNGNDQLKAEASNFPLEVLYLRNSDIPQYLIDGVVDLAIVGDNLLVEKAKHIEVIQKLGFSKCKVSVAVPKAFEYNSIQDLAGLRVATSYPNTVNEYFNSFGLTVDIHQISGSVEIAPNIGLADAIVDIVSSGSTLFKNNLKEVEVILKSEAVLAVSPKVSPEIQKHIDTLKFRIQSVLRARNSKYILMNVPNDKIDEIGKILPVLRSLTVLPLAQEGWSSVHSVIDKDTFWDVIDKLKDAGAEGILVCPIEKMVL